Proteins encoded in a region of the Burkholderia ubonensis subsp. mesacidophila genome:
- a CDS encoding choice-of-anchor Q domain-containing protein, protein MRSTKLTATLLGLFKAGVAASMLLTAGEACFAQAVVNLTAKASTAVLPDGQSVPMWGYTCTPAANATVPAANATCAATNPAAGANWSPVVITVPAGQLQINLTNNLPAPVPTSLVIVGQLGGGLGNAPTTKPGPVHPTQTATTWPIVSSTTAPPTPYSAPPAAFTPPAQGPRIESFGTEVAPTIDPKAYTTLTWANLKPGTYLLESGTHPSIQGPMGLYGVLVVKSPSVPSSTCASTNQAYPGTATCYDADVPLVMGEIDPVQNAAVAAAVATKGFSETAAWSGQPGGCGDSKSVSFGTCYPPVVNYDPRYYLINGVAFDRTNPNTSAFAPSANVPASTGQVLVRFVNAGLRMHIPAVVGAQTGNPSVPGFSLVAEDGNVLPGSARIQNSVFMAAGKTYDVMVNAPAAGALPVYDRELSLSTNNQRDGGMQGYIAVNNAQPSATAGIGETPSAAGANYYFVPGTTLTVSDPAKGVIANTTGVYGVKVQTAPASGTLTLNTDGTFTYLSSGSANDSFVYQSTNGTPPVTAQVTLTACTAGNGCLSTPTAGNASFTSNIASRVQVGAPGVLASASDPAGLPLTAQLVGAAQNGAVTLNPDGSFTATPTTPPLAGSNASAQTVTFQYNVTNTQKQTSTTTGTVTVTFNPGSGLVVNVMDAPSMAPDAKAPNRMVQLTDYRWIIEEDRTMQIDPACQVNSATSRPANCPPLPVPSLGTNFHTSYMPVVASGCVGTVACESGQTVYDPVSNTHLPTVCDVGNGVCRTGANVTQQTAVDPKYVALDPTKHYYISILPGDAGNTFSNGGGVPYNGVRQFSIAQDCPSGPSGADFAPGTGKCGHSMGGAPIAPAQIAAAQAGQTAAGQAGQLNVLLTETPYPTAKLSVFVFEDDAPLNGEVDVSGGTDGFGTAREPGLGGFEIKLWDDAGGTGDPTGQMTYDMFNMPLSNSLQGTVDPLTGLNACPITTATDGLVGMIPTCPKYESDGKTLSPLVGQAVIANLMPGRYGVVATPAADRIGRGEEWLQTNTLDGQKAHDAFIKVGGPAYFQEFGPAGYHVAVGFANPKIINARRTNASKTGLCDTGACLNSIKGHVTNLHYSRPPNENLYGSGTRDSLAFTQCYVSVGDPDGEDYGFTKCDSKGNFEIDGLPSGTTRITVFDQWNDQIVDGLAKAVQLPDANGNAMVDVGEISVLQWQTNLYTRTFIDLHGDGISHPDDPGIALASVNMRFRDGSYSSFNATDGNGYAPFNEVFPLFNWYVVDDDQTRYKATGTHVVYDAGGPVDGTGAPGSGNSTIAKNFANTAETVPVPSSLQVPGAKYCADADCASTGSGSTGRVDPPWVTSEAWQGFSGQNSFIEYGKTPFAKGENGGIRGEVIYASTRPFDDPTLLIHTKWTPNVPNVTVNLYQEGTAADGTTNLTLVDTTKTTSWDDWAQGFRADGVTPNMNCPGQNTSDPFYFTLQNSTNWLDPQHRQLPANAQFKCYDGMHVFNQIQPAPYDGAYKFPSVSATDSTGKPVASNCTICVGKNPVDGTPMLPAGKYVVEIIVPPGYELVKEEDKNILIGDNYIAPVTQQFGGIGNIYIIPDQAAVNSSYNKNNAQNPTTNLGSTPHAEGDTGSVERFWPCVGELRIVPDYMSIFPGSKEVAPFAGASRHLCDRKEVQLTDEESVLAKFWIFSSTHVAAHYTGFMLDDFSSEFDPYSPQFGEKFAVPNVPISFKDYSGNEISRTYSDQWGIYNGLTFSTWEVNPPNPTGYAPTMMVTCMNDPGPIPDPNNPGKTMTDPLYNPAYSQFCYEIPFMPGQTQYMDTPVVPVQAFADGYNQPDCAYPDATPAISSVTGDAIGAGAGPWVSAPGNQLTINALGDQQVPNNAYTGPSQTTAPFNQKFITRHYGFGNTQGSGSVTIAGVNAPVVSWGDQQIVVTVPDLSIAIPPLTTGSSTCTIQQMGAPATQCGELVITAGNGKRSIDTVTVTIGGKAPTYINGENGASNAIQSAIDNASAGDMIVVGPGTYNEMLVMWKPVRLQGVGAASVKVNANTHPSGKLDPWRRLVSCLFGTSLDGGLITSTYDPTKPVSPTNNPYDPSGTYQCPAQMQGHTDPIPFEPTVGWDGTLNGNLGELLMEPSLLGAYEGAGITVLAKGVQPSTNCTANGVCTLLTATDCTTDPNNPNYSNFLCNPSRIDGLTFTNSSQGGGGIFLHGWNHYTEVSNNRVTGNAGTLTGGITIGQVEVPDGTIASDGVTQLPFMYNTYVNVHHNAVTANASYGDEINSTTPSSAGGVTFCSGADYYRFNYNWVCGNISSGDGGGVAHFGFSYNGDLSHNVVLFNQSNNPTLPTYGGGMIAQGVPPDGTFCENSLVDVDCAPQLSDGVGPGLVIDGNLIMGNTAESGKGGGLRLQNVNGTDVQRSLDDPDNWYQVSVINNIIADNVAGWSGGGVSLQDAVRVNFINNTVIANDATASAGVLFNTPAAAQSNVLPPGCTTSPNSSETTCTGYIGTSTLQPAGLETATHSQNLMTAFTPPAGFTGTVTCPDGETNCMNFSNPVLTNNLFWQNRAFYISVSAQPDPTIPGVQNAVTLNPVLSQKTGGTGFCDTQGMTTNGQASPPVYWDIGAYGDTGPTNPQAAMKMNPQYSIMTDTTGYDASNMAANPQTVSQYCNGSRVPPEAGGNGFAVPPGIADAVLPNPLFGLLPSATPDEGNQWINMSYGPLSLFNAALTSGQAGYNTMMGNYSITSGSPAIGAATGDGAPNHDIFGTPRPSANGFDIGAVEYVDPGLLGGLLGGGGAPIDPLALGSQQPNLASLFPLGLGRIARLLGGGVPRPQVFAPALRRLRAGVQRQAPAPRQPQAGALTQRPALARPQSNVLLQAPAATPTPAPAPARNRAQPQPQPQARTQPRPPAPAAATPKPKPLTRAAQ, encoded by the coding sequence ATGAGATCCACCAAGCTCACAGCGACGCTCCTTGGTCTGTTCAAGGCGGGGGTCGCGGCATCCATGTTGCTGACGGCCGGCGAGGCATGCTTCGCGCAGGCGGTCGTCAATCTGACGGCGAAGGCCTCCACGGCGGTGTTGCCGGACGGACAGTCCGTGCCGATGTGGGGCTACACCTGCACGCCGGCCGCCAATGCGACGGTGCCGGCCGCGAACGCCACCTGTGCGGCCACGAATCCGGCCGCCGGCGCGAACTGGTCGCCGGTGGTGATCACCGTGCCGGCGGGGCAGCTGCAGATCAACCTGACGAACAACTTGCCGGCCCCGGTGCCGACTTCGCTCGTCATCGTCGGGCAATTGGGCGGCGGGCTGGGGAACGCACCGACGACCAAGCCGGGTCCGGTGCATCCGACGCAGACCGCGACGACCTGGCCGATCGTTTCGTCCACGACGGCCCCCCCGACGCCGTACTCCGCGCCGCCCGCGGCATTTACGCCGCCCGCGCAAGGGCCGCGCATCGAATCGTTCGGCACCGAGGTGGCGCCGACGATCGATCCGAAGGCGTACACGACGCTCACCTGGGCGAACCTCAAGCCGGGCACCTATCTGCTCGAATCGGGCACGCACCCGTCGATCCAGGGGCCGATGGGCCTCTACGGCGTGCTGGTCGTGAAGAGCCCGAGCGTGCCCAGCTCGACCTGCGCATCGACGAACCAGGCCTATCCGGGTACGGCGACCTGCTATGACGCCGACGTGCCGCTCGTGATGGGCGAGATCGATCCGGTGCAGAACGCGGCGGTCGCCGCGGCCGTCGCGACCAAGGGCTTCAGCGAAACCGCCGCATGGTCCGGTCAGCCGGGCGGATGCGGCGATTCGAAGTCCGTATCGTTCGGCACCTGCTATCCGCCGGTGGTGAACTACGATCCGCGCTATTACCTGATCAACGGCGTCGCCTTCGACCGCACGAACCCGAACACGTCGGCATTTGCGCCGAGCGCGAACGTGCCGGCGTCGACCGGGCAGGTGCTCGTGCGCTTCGTGAATGCCGGCCTGCGCATGCACATTCCCGCCGTGGTCGGCGCGCAAACGGGCAATCCGTCCGTTCCCGGGTTCTCGCTCGTCGCCGAGGACGGCAACGTGCTGCCCGGCAGCGCGCGCATCCAGAACTCCGTGTTCATGGCTGCCGGCAAGACCTACGACGTGATGGTGAATGCACCGGCCGCGGGGGCATTGCCCGTGTACGACCGCGAGCTGAGCCTGTCGACCAACAACCAGCGCGACGGCGGGATGCAAGGCTACATCGCGGTCAACAACGCGCAGCCGTCGGCGACCGCGGGCATTGGCGAAACGCCGAGCGCCGCGGGTGCGAACTACTACTTCGTGCCGGGCACGACCCTGACCGTGTCGGACCCGGCCAAGGGCGTGATCGCGAACACCACCGGCGTCTACGGCGTGAAGGTGCAGACGGCGCCGGCCAGCGGCACGCTGACGCTGAACACGGACGGCACGTTCACCTATCTGTCGAGCGGCTCGGCGAACGACAGCTTCGTCTATCAGTCGACGAACGGCACGCCGCCGGTGACGGCGCAGGTCACCTTGACCGCCTGCACCGCGGGCAATGGTTGCCTGTCGACGCCCACGGCGGGCAACGCCAGCTTCACGAGCAACATCGCGTCGCGCGTGCAGGTCGGCGCGCCCGGCGTGCTCGCCAGCGCGAGCGACCCGGCCGGGCTGCCGCTCACGGCGCAACTCGTCGGGGCAGCCCAGAACGGCGCCGTCACGCTGAACCCGGACGGATCGTTTACCGCGACGCCGACGACCCCGCCGCTTGCCGGCAGCAACGCGTCCGCGCAGACGGTGACGTTCCAGTACAACGTCACCAATACGCAAAAGCAGACGAGCACGACCACCGGCACCGTGACCGTGACCTTCAATCCCGGCAGCGGGCTCGTCGTGAACGTGATGGATGCGCCGAGCATGGCGCCGGACGCGAAGGCGCCCAACAGGATGGTTCAACTCACCGACTATCGCTGGATCATCGAGGAAGACCGCACGATGCAGATCGATCCGGCCTGCCAGGTGAACTCGGCGACGTCGCGGCCGGCGAACTGTCCGCCGCTGCCGGTGCCGAGCCTCGGCACGAACTTCCATACGAGCTACATGCCGGTGGTCGCGTCGGGCTGTGTCGGCACGGTGGCGTGCGAATCCGGACAGACCGTGTATGACCCGGTGTCCAACACGCACCTGCCGACCGTGTGCGACGTCGGCAACGGCGTGTGCCGTACCGGCGCGAACGTCACGCAGCAGACGGCGGTCGATCCGAAGTACGTGGCGCTCGATCCGACCAAGCATTACTACATCTCGATCCTGCCCGGCGACGCCGGCAACACGTTCTCGAACGGCGGCGGTGTTCCGTACAACGGCGTAAGGCAGTTCAGCATCGCGCAGGACTGCCCGTCCGGCCCGAGCGGCGCGGATTTTGCGCCGGGCACCGGCAAGTGCGGGCACAGCATGGGCGGCGCGCCGATCGCGCCCGCGCAAATCGCTGCCGCGCAGGCAGGGCAGACCGCGGCCGGACAAGCGGGGCAACTCAACGTGCTGCTGACGGAAACGCCGTATCCGACCGCGAAGCTCTCGGTGTTCGTGTTCGAGGACGACGCGCCGCTCAACGGCGAAGTGGATGTCAGTGGCGGAACGGACGGCTTCGGCACGGCGCGCGAGCCGGGCCTCGGCGGGTTCGAGATCAAGCTCTGGGACGATGCCGGCGGCACGGGCGATCCGACCGGGCAGATGACCTACGACATGTTCAACATGCCGCTGTCGAATTCACTGCAGGGCACCGTCGATCCGCTGACCGGGCTCAATGCATGCCCGATCACGACGGCGACCGACGGCCTGGTCGGCATGATTCCGACTTGCCCGAAATACGAGTCGGACGGCAAGACGCTGTCGCCGCTCGTCGGCCAGGCCGTCATTGCGAACCTGATGCCGGGCAGGTACGGCGTGGTCGCGACGCCGGCGGCCGACAGAATCGGCCGCGGCGAGGAGTGGCTGCAGACCAACACGCTCGACGGCCAGAAGGCGCACGACGCGTTCATCAAGGTTGGCGGTCCGGCGTACTTCCAGGAGTTCGGGCCGGCGGGCTATCACGTGGCGGTCGGCTTCGCGAATCCGAAGATCATCAATGCGCGCAGGACCAATGCGAGCAAGACCGGGCTTTGCGACACCGGTGCGTGCCTCAATTCGATCAAGGGTCACGTCACGAACCTGCACTACAGCCGTCCGCCCAACGAAAACCTGTATGGAAGCGGCACACGCGATTCGCTGGCCTTCACGCAGTGCTACGTGAGCGTCGGTGATCCGGACGGCGAGGATTACGGCTTCACCAAGTGCGACAGCAAGGGCAACTTCGAGATCGACGGCCTGCCCAGCGGCACGACGCGGATCACCGTGTTCGATCAATGGAACGACCAGATCGTCGATGGCCTCGCCAAGGCGGTCCAGCTGCCCGATGCCAATGGAAACGCGATGGTCGACGTCGGTGAAATTTCGGTGCTCCAGTGGCAAACGAACCTCTATACGCGGACCTTCATCGACCTGCACGGTGACGGCATCTCGCATCCGGACGATCCCGGCATCGCGCTGGCCTCGGTCAACATGCGGTTCCGCGACGGCAGCTACTCGAGCTTCAATGCGACCGACGGCAACGGCTATGCGCCGTTCAACGAGGTGTTTCCGCTGTTCAACTGGTACGTGGTGGACGACGACCAGACGCGCTACAAGGCGACCGGCACGCACGTGGTGTATGACGCGGGCGGCCCGGTCGACGGCACCGGCGCGCCGGGCAGCGGGAATTCGACGATTGCGAAGAACTTTGCGAACACGGCCGAAACCGTACCCGTGCCGTCCAGTCTTCAAGTGCCGGGCGCCAAGTACTGCGCGGATGCCGATTGCGCGTCGACCGGCAGCGGCTCGACCGGCCGGGTCGATCCGCCGTGGGTGACGTCGGAGGCATGGCAGGGCTTCTCGGGCCAGAACTCGTTCATCGAGTACGGCAAGACGCCGTTTGCGAAGGGAGAAAACGGCGGGATTCGCGGCGAGGTCATCTATGCGTCGACGCGGCCGTTCGACGATCCGACGCTGCTCATCCACACGAAGTGGACGCCCAACGTGCCGAACGTCACGGTGAACCTGTACCAGGAGGGCACGGCTGCAGACGGCACCACGAACCTGACGCTCGTCGACACGACCAAGACGACGAGCTGGGACGACTGGGCGCAGGGCTTCCGCGCCGACGGCGTGACGCCGAACATGAACTGTCCGGGACAGAACACGAGCGATCCGTTCTACTTCACGCTGCAGAACAGCACCAACTGGCTCGATCCGCAGCATCGCCAGTTGCCCGCGAACGCGCAATTCAAGTGCTACGACGGCATGCACGTGTTCAACCAGATCCAGCCGGCGCCGTATGACGGGGCCTACAAGTTCCCGAGCGTGAGCGCAACGGATTCGACCGGCAAGCCGGTCGCGTCGAACTGCACGATCTGCGTCGGGAAAAACCCCGTCGACGGCACGCCGATGCTGCCTGCCGGCAAGTACGTGGTCGAGATCATCGTGCCGCCGGGCTATGAGTTGGTGAAGGAGGAAGACAAGAACATCCTGATCGGCGACAACTACATCGCGCCGGTGACGCAGCAGTTCGGCGGGATCGGCAACATCTACATCATCCCCGACCAGGCCGCGGTGAACTCGAGCTACAACAAGAACAACGCACAGAACCCGACCACGAACCTCGGTTCGACGCCGCACGCCGAAGGCGACACCGGCAGCGTCGAGCGGTTCTGGCCGTGCGTCGGCGAGCTGCGCATCGTGCCGGACTACATGAGCATCTTCCCGGGATCGAAGGAGGTCGCGCCGTTCGCGGGTGCGTCGCGCCATCTGTGCGACCGCAAGGAGGTGCAGCTCACGGACGAGGAGTCGGTGCTCGCGAAGTTCTGGATCTTCAGTTCGACGCACGTCGCCGCGCACTATACCGGCTTCATGCTCGACGACTTCTCGTCGGAGTTCGATCCGTATTCGCCGCAATTCGGCGAGAAGTTCGCGGTGCCGAACGTGCCGATTTCGTTCAAGGATTATTCCGGCAACGAAATCTCGCGCACGTATTCGGATCAATGGGGCATCTACAACGGGCTGACGTTCTCGACCTGGGAAGTGAACCCGCCGAACCCGACCGGCTATGCGCCGACGATGATGGTCACGTGCATGAACGATCCGGGTCCGATTCCCGATCCGAACAACCCCGGCAAGACGATGACCGATCCGCTGTACAACCCGGCCTATAGCCAGTTCTGCTACGAGATTCCGTTCATGCCCGGACAGACTCAGTACATGGATACGCCGGTGGTGCCGGTGCAGGCATTCGCCGACGGGTACAACCAGCCCGACTGCGCGTATCCGGATGCGACGCCCGCGATTTCGAGCGTGACCGGCGACGCGATCGGCGCAGGTGCCGGCCCGTGGGTGAGCGCGCCCGGCAACCAGCTGACGATCAATGCGCTGGGCGACCAGCAGGTGCCGAACAATGCGTACACGGGACCGAGCCAGACCACGGCGCCGTTCAACCAGAAGTTCATCACGCGCCACTATGGCTTCGGCAATACGCAGGGATCGGGATCGGTGACGATCGCGGGCGTCAATGCGCCTGTCGTGTCGTGGGGCGACCAGCAGATCGTCGTGACGGTGCCCGACCTGAGCATCGCGATTCCGCCGTTGACGACGGGGTCCTCGACCTGCACGATCCAGCAGATGGGCGCGCCCGCGACCCAGTGCGGCGAGCTCGTGATCACGGCCGGCAACGGCAAGCGTTCGATCGACACGGTGACCGTGACGATCGGCGGCAAGGCGCCGACTTACATCAACGGCGAGAACGGCGCGAGCAATGCGATCCAGAGCGCGATCGACAACGCGAGCGCGGGCGACATGATCGTCGTCGGCCCGGGCACGTACAACGAAATGCTGGTGATGTGGAAGCCGGTCCGGCTGCAAGGCGTCGGCGCCGCGTCGGTGAAGGTCAACGCGAACACCCATCCGTCGGGCAAGCTCGATCCGTGGCGCAGGCTGGTGTCGTGCCTGTTCGGCACTTCGCTGGACGGCGGGTTGATTACGTCCACGTATGACCCGACGAAGCCGGTCTCGCCGACCAACAACCCGTACGATCCGTCAGGCACCTATCAGTGCCCGGCGCAGATGCAGGGTCACACGGATCCGATACCGTTCGAGCCGACCGTCGGTTGGGACGGCACGCTGAACGGCAACCTGGGCGAATTGCTGATGGAGCCCTCGCTGCTGGGTGCGTATGAGGGCGCGGGCATCACGGTTCTCGCCAAGGGCGTGCAGCCGAGCACGAACTGCACCGCGAACGGCGTCTGCACGCTGCTCACCGCGACGGATTGCACGACGGACCCGAACAACCCGAACTACAGCAACTTCCTGTGCAATCCGTCACGGATCGACGGGCTGACGTTCACCAATAGCTCGCAAGGCGGCGGTGGCATCTTCCTGCATGGGTGGAACCATTACACGGAGGTATCGAACAACCGGGTGACGGGCAATGCCGGCACGTTGACGGGCGGCATCACGATCGGCCAGGTGGAGGTTCCGGACGGGACCATCGCGTCGGACGGCGTGACGCAACTGCCGTTCATGTACAACACGTACGTCAACGTCCATCACAATGCCGTCACGGCGAATGCATCGTATGGCGATGAAATCAACTCGACCACGCCCTCGTCGGCCGGCGGCGTGACCTTCTGCTCCGGCGCCGATTACTACCGGTTCAACTACAACTGGGTGTGCGGCAACATCAGCAGCGGCGACGGCGGCGGCGTCGCGCACTTCGGGTTCAGCTACAACGGCGACCTGTCGCACAACGTGGTGCTGTTCAACCAGAGCAACAACCCGACGTTGCCGACGTACGGCGGCGGCATGATCGCCCAGGGCGTGCCCCCGGACGGCACGTTCTGCGAGAACTCGCTCGTCGACGTCGATTGCGCGCCTCAGCTCTCCGACGGCGTCGGCCCGGGCCTCGTGATCGACGGCAACCTGATCATGGGCAACACCGCGGAAAGCGGCAAGGGTGGCGGCCTGCGGCTGCAGAACGTCAATGGCACCGATGTGCAGCGCAGCCTCGACGACCCGGACAACTGGTACCAGGTGAGCGTGATCAACAACATCATCGCGGACAACGTGGCCGGCTGGTCGGGCGGCGGCGTGTCGCTGCAGGATGCGGTGCGTGTGAACTTCATCAACAACACGGTGATCGCGAACGACGCGACGGCGTCGGCGGGCGTGCTGTTCAATACGCCGGCGGCCGCGCAGTCGAACGTGCTGCCTCCGGGATGCACGACCAGCCCGAACAGCTCGGAAACGACCTGCACCGGCTACATCGGGACGTCGACGCTACAGCCGGCCGGGCTGGAGACCGCGACCCATTCGCAGAACCTCATGACTGCGTTCACGCCGCCCGCGGGCTTCACGGGGACGGTCACGTGCCCGGACGGCGAGACGAACTGCATGAATTTCTCGAATCCGGTGCTGACCAACAACCTGTTCTGGCAAAACCGCGCGTTCTATATCTCGGTGAGCGCGCAGCCGGACCCGACCATTCCCGGCGTGCAGAACGCGGTCACGCTGAATCCGGTGCTGAGCCAGAAGACCGGCGGCACGGGCTTCTGCGATACGCAGGGCATGACCACGAATGGCCAGGCGAGCCCGCCCGTCTATTGGGATATCGGCGCGTACGGCGACACGGGGCCCACCAACCCTCAAGCGGCGATGAAGATGAACCCGCAATACTCGATCATGACCGATACGACGGGTTACGACGCGAGCAACATGGCGGCGAATCCGCAGACGGTGAGCCAGTACTGCAACGGCTCGCGGGTACCGCCGGAGGCGGGCGGAAACGGCTTTGCCGTGCCGCCGGGAATCGCCGATGCGGTCCTGCCGAATCCGCTGTTCGGCCTGCTGCCGTCGGCGACGCCCGATGAGGGCAACCAGTGGATCAACATGTCGTACGGACCGCTGTCGCTGTTCAACGCGGCGCTCACGTCGGGCCAGGCCGGCTACAACACGATGATGGGCAACTACTCGATCACGTCCGGTTCGCCGGCGATCGGCGCGGCGACGGGAGACGGTGCGCCGAATCACGACATCTTCGGCACGCCGCGGCCGTCAGCCAACGGATTCGACATCGGCGCGGTCGAGTACGTGGATCCCGGCTTGCTGGGCGGCTTGCTCGGCGGCGGCGGCGCGCCGATCGACCCGCTTGCGTTGGGGAGCCAGCAACCCAACCTGGCCAGCCTCTTCCCGCTGGGCCTCGGCAGAATCGCGCGCCTGCTCGGCGGCGGGGTGCCGCGGCCGCAGGTCTTCGCTCCTGCGCTGAGGCGGCTGCGTGCCGGCGTGCAGCGGCAGGCTCCGGCGCCGAGGCAGCCGCAGGCCGGCGCGTTGACGCAGCGTCCGGCGCTCGCGCGGCCGCAGTCGAACGTGCTGCTGCAGGCGCCGGCCGCGACGCCGACGCCGGCGCCGGCGCCGGCGCGCAACCGCGCGCAGCCGCAGCCGCAGCCGCAGGCGCGCACGCAGCCGCGGCCGCCGGCCCCGGCGGCGGCGACGCCCAAGCCCAAGCCACTCACGAGAGCCGCGCAATGA
- a CDS encoding multicopper oxidase domain-containing protein, with the protein MGHITHRAWTATLAHLGRLARVVVTTLAALLSMHAQAAAPGITGKVFNLSAEEARITQPDGSSVYSWGYGCAANSATPPVFSPSTIAGATCPTMQIPGPTLIVRQGDIITVTLTNNLPVAAGNTSILFPGFNVCTGTLSPDGKTCSGAAAGNGVPGMLAQEAPHGGTVTYTFVAATPGTHTYYSGTQGDLQVEMGLYGAIIVLPNTSANTAGCMAFPDAGRPFGQHDFRNAPAAFDNSAACYDREYLFQFSEMDPKIHQQAEQQVAANTTCTKPNGCMTVETEPYHPAYFMVNGRSMPDDMDPNYAPQYPHQPYNGNPHMHPGELVLLRIIGTGRWQHPFHEHGNHVRVLARDGNLLLSQVDPANPAAPLQPAGPLLFTTTTTPGLTMDGIFYWTGKGLNWDVYAHYAGDGSVCIPDANGYYTTASNPPAPRDAPNYYEWCQDHGKALENAPFGKVGSGGPVTLPDSHVLTNGFWYGGSPYLGPDATTRATSPTGTTPPSGTILNPPATEAGFAFMWHSHNEREITTNNIFPGGMMMMMLVDPPVFPIDESN; encoded by the coding sequence GTGGGACACATCACTCACCGCGCGTGGACCGCGACGCTCGCGCACCTTGGACGGCTCGCGCGCGTCGTCGTCACGACGCTCGCCGCGCTGCTGTCGATGCACGCGCAAGCCGCCGCGCCGGGCATCACCGGCAAGGTCTTCAACCTGAGCGCCGAGGAGGCGCGCATCACGCAGCCCGACGGCTCGAGCGTCTATTCGTGGGGCTACGGCTGCGCGGCGAACAGCGCGACGCCGCCGGTCTTCTCGCCGTCGACGATCGCCGGCGCGACCTGTCCGACGATGCAGATCCCCGGCCCGACGCTGATCGTCAGGCAGGGCGACATCATCACCGTGACGCTCACCAACAACCTGCCCGTGGCGGCCGGCAACACGTCGATCCTGTTTCCGGGGTTCAACGTGTGCACGGGGACGCTGAGCCCGGACGGCAAGACCTGCAGCGGCGCGGCGGCCGGCAACGGCGTGCCGGGGATGCTGGCGCAGGAGGCGCCGCACGGCGGGACGGTCACCTACACGTTCGTCGCGGCGACGCCGGGCACGCACACGTACTACAGCGGCACGCAGGGCGACCTGCAGGTGGAGATGGGGCTGTACGGCGCGATCATCGTGCTGCCGAACACGTCGGCCAACACCGCGGGCTGCATGGCGTTCCCGGATGCCGGCAGGCCCTTCGGCCAGCATGATTTCCGCAACGCGCCGGCGGCCTTCGACAACAGCGCGGCCTGCTACGATCGCGAGTACCTGTTTCAGTTCTCCGAAATGGATCCGAAGATCCATCAGCAGGCGGAACAGCAGGTCGCGGCGAACACCACGTGCACGAAGCCGAACGGCTGCATGACCGTCGAGACCGAGCCTTATCACCCGGCGTATTTCATGGTCAACGGCCGCTCGATGCCGGACGACATGGATCCGAACTACGCGCCGCAGTATCCGCACCAGCCATACAACGGCAACCCGCACATGCATCCGGGCGAGCTGGTGCTGCTGCGGATCATCGGCACGGGCCGCTGGCAGCATCCGTTCCACGAGCACGGCAATCACGTGCGCGTGCTCGCGCGCGACGGCAACCTGCTGCTGAGCCAGGTCGACCCGGCCAATCCGGCGGCGCCCCTGCAACCGGCCGGCCCGCTGCTGTTCACGACGACCACGACGCCGGGCCTCACGATGGACGGGATCTTCTACTGGACCGGCAAGGGCCTGAACTGGGACGTCTACGCCCATTACGCGGGCGACGGCAGCGTCTGCATCCCGGACGCGAACGGCTACTACACGACGGCCTCGAACCCGCCGGCCCCGCGTGACGCGCCGAACTACTACGAGTGGTGCCAGGACCACGGCAAGGCGCTCGAGAACGCGCCGTTCGGCAAGGTCGGCAGCGGCGGGCCGGTCACGCTGCCGGACTCGCACGTGCTGACGAACGGCTTCTGGTATGGCGGCAGTCCGTATCTCGGCCCGGATGCGACCACGCGGGCGACGTCTCCGACGGGAACGACGCCGCCCAGCGGCACGATCCTGAACCCGCCGGCGACGGAAGCAGGTTTCGCATTCATGTGGCACTCGCATAACGAGCGCGAGATCACGACGAACAACATCTTCCCAGGCGGAATGATGATGATGATGCTCGTCGATCCCCCGGTATTTCCGATCGACGAATCCAATTAG